In one window of Desulforhabdus amnigena DNA:
- a CDS encoding sensor histidine kinase gives MNSNSLLFHRFFGWAKPRLQLASRSIMRSIKGQIFIVFAATFLSVCILSVLHFWSLSTVKERLLLGERYDDLLNNILELRRFEKNYLFYGDLGSLREGLDYLKIIDALTRELSEDIMKVSDQRAFQSFQKTLSTYDHSLRTFEENDKTIAHREEIRLQGKTLVDSAEHLLKTKRERIHKAIMQTSVVPFAFLGVFVTLMLFIIKLISLGLLRPLKVMQGTIQRMARGDYSPIIYEGLHTDEMSGVIGAFNRMAQELEVNQEDLLQARKIAALGTFTAGIAHELNNPINNIYLTAETLMDDYAETMETEGKEMISDILVQAERAGEIVRNLLDFSRTERPAFSSLSPMEIIQSTVNLLRNQIMLAGIKLETRIPDQPAPVNGNLRNLQQIFMNLLLNAIQAMPNGGKITVSAVDDLPDFVRIDVQDEGEGIEPETLEHIFEPFFTTKEVGRGTGLGLAVAYSIVKRHGGRIEVKSEPGRGTVFSVFLPKSSPGQPPMEKRMEEMKENAGTHCNC, from the coding sequence ATGAATTCAAATAGTTTACTATTCCATCGTTTTTTCGGCTGGGCCAAACCCAGGCTGCAATTGGCTTCCCGTTCCATCATGCGTTCCATCAAAGGGCAAATATTCATTGTCTTTGCTGCGACATTCCTCTCCGTCTGTATCCTTTCCGTCCTTCATTTCTGGAGTCTTTCGACGGTCAAAGAGAGACTCCTGCTGGGCGAGAGATACGACGACCTTCTGAACAACATTCTTGAACTCCGGAGATTTGAAAAGAACTATCTTTTCTACGGCGATCTGGGAAGCCTTCGCGAAGGGCTCGACTACCTCAAGATAATCGATGCATTGACTAGGGAACTTTCGGAAGACATTATGAAGGTAAGCGATCAGAGGGCCTTTCAGTCGTTTCAGAAAACTCTGAGTACATACGACCACTCGCTGAGGACCTTTGAGGAGAACGACAAGACGATTGCGCACCGTGAGGAAATACGTTTACAGGGAAAGACTCTCGTCGACTCCGCAGAACACCTGCTCAAAACCAAGCGCGAAAGGATTCATAAGGCCATCATGCAGACATCTGTGGTTCCTTTCGCATTTCTGGGGGTATTTGTCACTCTCATGCTTTTCATCATCAAACTGATTTCACTGGGCTTGTTGAGACCACTCAAGGTGATGCAGGGCACGATCCAGAGGATGGCCAGAGGCGACTACAGTCCCATTATATATGAAGGGTTGCACACCGACGAGATGTCGGGAGTCATCGGGGCCTTCAACCGGATGGCTCAGGAACTCGAGGTGAACCAGGAAGATCTCCTCCAGGCAAGAAAAATCGCCGCCCTGGGAACTTTTACCGCAGGGATCGCTCATGAACTCAACAATCCCATCAATAACATCTATCTGACCGCGGAAACCCTCATGGACGATTATGCGGAAACCATGGAAACCGAAGGGAAGGAAATGATCTCCGATATACTCGTTCAGGCTGAACGGGCAGGTGAAATTGTGAGAAATCTTCTGGATTTTTCACGAACGGAGCGGCCGGCATTTTCAAGCCTGAGCCCTATGGAGATCATTCAAAGCACGGTAAATTTGCTGAGAAACCAGATCATGCTCGCCGGCATAAAACTGGAAACCAGGATTCCGGATCAACCGGCTCCGGTGAATGGAAACCTCAGAAACCTCCAGCAGATATTTATGAATCTTCTTTTAAATGCTATACAGGCCATGCCCAATGGTGGAAAAATCACTGTGAGCGCTGTGGACGATCTGCCTGACTTTGTGCGTATTGACGTGCAGGATGAGGGAGAGGGAATTGAACCGGAAACTCTGGAGCACATTTTCGAGCCATTTTTCACTACCAAGGAAGTGGGCCGGGGAACAGGTCTTGGTCTTGCCGTCGCTTATTCCATCGTGAAACGGCATGGAGGGCGCATCGAGGTAAAAAGCGAACCCGGCAGGGGAACGGTTTTTTCAGTCTTTCTCCCCAAATCCAGCCCAGGGCAACCACCGATGGAAAAAAGAATGGAAGAGATGAAGGAAAATGCAGGTACGCATTGCAATTGTTGA
- a CDS encoding sigma-54-dependent transcriptional regulator, whose amino-acid sequence MQVRIAIVDDEIIVCRRLSQALSKDGHEVEAFTTGRSFLESMSQNPFDVVFSDLRLPDLDGMEVLSRTKAIKNETEVIIITGYGSIDGAIQAIKEGAYYYTTKPLKLNEVRALAKGAIEKISMREENQRLREALKGGESLNAIIGTSLPIQNLFSMIHKVAPVDCNILLLGASGTGKALVARAIHQLSPRNASPFVSFNCGGFTEELISSELFGYEKGAFTGATASKVGLLESGSGGTVFLDEVGEMPFSMQVRLLHVIQEKRILRVGGTRPIDLNLRIIAATNRDLKHEVALGNFREDLFFRLNVVTIHLPQLNERKEDIPLLVKHFLKKYSLAFRKSVVDIQSQALQILMNYSYPGNVRELENIIERAVALTDSDHIRPQDLPQDLQQLEFDTIEGEGLQSLDEIERRYIAKVLEKTGYNKSLTAQILNIPRTTLWRKMKEYKLQ is encoded by the coding sequence ATGCAGGTACGCATTGCAATTGTTGACGATGAAATCATCGTGTGTCGCAGGTTGAGCCAGGCTCTCTCCAAGGATGGCCATGAGGTCGAGGCATTCACCACGGGGCGATCCTTTCTGGAAAGCATGTCGCAGAATCCCTTCGATGTGGTCTTCTCAGACCTGAGGCTTCCGGATTTGGATGGCATGGAGGTCTTGTCGCGAACCAAGGCGATAAAAAACGAAACCGAGGTCATCATCATTACCGGCTACGGCTCCATTGACGGTGCTATCCAGGCCATCAAGGAGGGAGCTTACTATTACACCACAAAACCCCTCAAACTCAATGAAGTGCGTGCCCTCGCCAAAGGTGCGATTGAGAAAATCAGCATGCGGGAGGAGAATCAGCGTTTGCGCGAAGCGCTGAAGGGCGGGGAAAGCCTCAATGCTATTATCGGTACGAGTCTACCCATTCAAAACCTTTTTTCAATGATTCACAAAGTCGCTCCGGTCGACTGTAATATTCTGCTCCTGGGGGCGAGTGGAACGGGCAAGGCTCTTGTGGCCAGAGCCATCCACCAGTTGAGCCCCAGAAATGCCAGCCCTTTCGTATCATTCAACTGCGGCGGATTTACGGAAGAACTCATAAGCAGTGAATTGTTCGGCTATGAAAAGGGTGCCTTCACTGGTGCCACGGCCAGCAAGGTCGGGCTTCTCGAATCCGGATCGGGAGGAACGGTTTTCTTGGATGAAGTCGGCGAAATGCCATTTTCCATGCAAGTCAGGCTGCTTCATGTCATCCAGGAAAAGCGCATTTTGCGCGTAGGCGGGACACGGCCCATTGATCTGAATCTTCGCATCATTGCCGCCACGAACCGAGATTTGAAACACGAGGTGGCACTGGGGAACTTCAGGGAGGATTTGTTTTTCCGTCTTAATGTTGTCACCATACATTTGCCGCAACTCAACGAGAGGAAAGAGGATATTCCACTCCTGGTGAAACATTTTCTCAAAAAGTACAGCCTGGCTTTCCGTAAGTCCGTTGTGGACATTCAGAGTCAGGCGCTGCAAATCCTCATGAACTACAGTTATCCCGGCAATGTAAGGGAGCTCGAAAATATCATCGAGCGCGCTGTGGCGCTTACCGATAGCGACCACATCAGGCCTCAGGACCTCCCCCAGGATCTGCAACAACTCGAGTTCGATACCATTGAAGGAGAAGGACTCCAGTCACTGGATGAGATAGAAAGACGGTATATAGCCAAGGTCCTTGAAAAGACCGGCTATAACAAAAGCCTTACGGCCCAGATCCTGAACATCCCGCGAACCACACTCTGGAGAAAAATGAAAGAATATAAACTTCAATAA
- a CDS encoding metal-dependent hydrolase, with amino-acid sequence MKWRNHAIMAASIAVMMQLYPAEILYCASFAGLPDQLESIGRVRILAHRTWTHEVFVWLVPLLVFYAFPNVLASVPRLFSIPVEPNFQRFFMIRTWVLFLPGLLHLAGDILTPMGIRVATRKVSLGLFTTGSFLEYLVAGLFVIAALFFRMG; translated from the coding sequence TTGAAATGGCGTAACCATGCCATCATGGCAGCTTCCATTGCTGTCATGATGCAGCTCTACCCGGCCGAGATCCTCTATTGTGCGTCATTTGCCGGATTGCCCGATCAACTGGAATCAATAGGCAGAGTGCGTATCCTGGCCCATCGAACCTGGACCCACGAAGTATTCGTCTGGCTGGTGCCTTTGCTCGTTTTCTACGCTTTCCCGAACGTCCTGGCAAGCGTCCCCCGGCTCTTCTCCATCCCGGTAGAGCCAAACTTTCAGAGATTTTTCATGATTCGAACCTGGGTGCTCTTTCTACCCGGACTGCTTCATCTTGCCGGGGATATCCTCACCCCGATGGGGATTCGTGTGGCGACGCGCAAAGTGAGTTTAGGGCTTTTCACTACGGGAAGTTTTCTGGAATATCTGGTTGCAGGCCTTTTTGTGATCGCGGCTCTTTTTTTCCGTATGGGTTAG
- a CDS encoding DUF933 domain-containing protein: MKLGIIGLGKSGKTTIFNALTRRTGESVPPGGQVVPVLGVVPVPDPRVDWLSELYKPKKTTYAQVTYMDLQGMAGGIDNKQEYMALLLNHMRPMDAFLMVVRNFSDPSMDPPSVEKDFRELEEEFIIADLATIERRLEKIEMEQKRGKKIPATEKELLDACAELLNAEIPLRTKPELANAPELRGFTFLSSKPLLVIVNNSDDDEMLPDISSSSADFMVVRGKLEMEMAQLPEEEARAFQQDFGIVESAVDRVIQHSFSLLRLATFFTVGDDEVKAWTITRNLPAQESAGVIHSDIQRGFIRAEVVAYEDLRSAGDYAAARKQGLVRLEGKTYPVQDGDIIHFRFNV; the protein is encoded by the coding sequence ATGAAACTTGGAATCATTGGGCTGGGAAAATCCGGCAAAACCACCATTTTCAATGCGCTCACCCGACGAACCGGGGAATCTGTGCCTCCTGGGGGCCAGGTGGTGCCGGTACTGGGAGTGGTTCCCGTTCCCGACCCAAGAGTGGACTGGTTGAGTGAACTCTATAAACCCAAGAAGACGACTTACGCCCAGGTCACCTACATGGACCTGCAGGGTATGGCCGGGGGAATCGATAACAAGCAGGAATACATGGCACTCCTTCTCAATCACATGCGTCCCATGGACGCCTTCCTCATGGTGGTGCGGAATTTTTCGGACCCCAGCATGGATCCTCCCAGTGTGGAAAAAGATTTCAGGGAACTGGAGGAAGAGTTCATCATCGCCGACTTGGCCACCATCGAGAGGCGACTGGAAAAGATTGAAATGGAGCAGAAGCGGGGAAAGAAAATCCCTGCCACCGAGAAAGAACTGCTCGATGCCTGTGCGGAACTCCTGAATGCAGAAATCCCTCTCAGAACGAAACCCGAACTGGCCAATGCTCCGGAACTGAGGGGATTTACGTTCCTTTCGTCTAAACCCCTGCTGGTGATCGTCAATAATTCTGACGACGATGAAATGCTGCCGGATATTTCCAGTAGTTCAGCGGATTTCATGGTGGTTCGCGGAAAACTTGAAATGGAAATGGCACAGCTTCCCGAAGAAGAAGCCCGTGCCTTTCAACAAGATTTCGGGATCGTCGAATCCGCTGTGGATCGAGTCATTCAGCATTCTTTTTCCCTGCTTCGGCTGGCGACTTTCTTTACTGTCGGGGATGATGAAGTGAAGGCCTGGACTATCACCAGGAATCTACCCGCCCAGGAATCCGCCGGTGTGATTCATTCGGATATTCAGAGAGGCTTCATTCGAGCGGAAGTTGTGGCTTACGAAGACCTGCGCAGTGCGGGCGATTATGCGGCGGCCCGCAAACAGGGACTCGTGCGCCTGGAGGGCAAGACCTATCCCGTTCAGGATGGAGATATCATCCATTTTCGCTTCAATGTTTGA
- the nspC gene encoding carboxynorspermidine decarboxylase codes for MKMDIRDIPTPCYVVDEGALERNLRVLDSVQRRSGCKIIMALKGFAMFSVFPLIREYLHGVTASSLDEARLGFEEFGREVHVFAPAYKDSEFEELLRYSNHIVFNSFSQWSRFKPLISATDTKISCGIRVNPEHSEVKVPIYDPCGPFSRLGVTLAHFEEENLEGISGLHFHNLCELNADSLARTLSVFEEKFGKFLEGMQWVNFGGGHHITRKDYDVDLLCELIVDFKKRYPVEIYLEPGEAIALHTGVLVASVLDIVHNEMDIAILDTSAAAHMPDVLEMPYRPEIDGAGKAGEFPHTYRLGGMTCLAGDIIGDYSFPEPLSIGSKIVLMDMAHYTMVKNNTFNGVRLPSIAVRDRQENIRIVRRFGYEDYRNRLS; via the coding sequence ATGAAAATGGATATAAGAGATATTCCCACCCCCTGTTATGTTGTGGATGAAGGCGCTCTGGAGAGGAATCTCAGAGTCCTCGATTCCGTGCAACGGAGGTCCGGCTGCAAGATCATCATGGCCCTCAAGGGGTTTGCCATGTTCAGTGTTTTTCCTCTGATCCGGGAATACCTGCATGGGGTTACCGCCAGTTCTCTGGATGAAGCACGCCTGGGGTTTGAAGAATTTGGCAGGGAAGTCCATGTCTTTGCGCCGGCCTACAAGGATTCGGAATTTGAGGAACTGCTTCGCTACTCAAATCACATCGTTTTCAATTCCTTTTCCCAGTGGAGCCGGTTCAAACCCCTGATTTCCGCCACTGACACAAAAATTTCCTGTGGCATTCGCGTCAATCCAGAACACTCCGAGGTGAAGGTACCCATTTACGATCCGTGTGGGCCTTTTTCTCGCCTGGGAGTGACACTTGCTCATTTTGAGGAAGAAAATCTTGAAGGGATATCCGGGTTGCATTTCCATAATCTCTGTGAACTGAATGCCGATTCCCTGGCCCGCACTTTGTCCGTCTTTGAAGAAAAGTTCGGAAAATTCCTGGAAGGGATGCAATGGGTGAATTTTGGAGGAGGGCATCATATCACGCGGAAAGATTATGATGTGGATCTGCTGTGTGAACTCATTGTTGATTTTAAGAAACGCTATCCCGTTGAAATTTATTTGGAACCAGGTGAGGCAATAGCCCTTCACACGGGTGTGCTGGTCGCGTCGGTGCTGGATATCGTTCACAATGAAATGGATATTGCCATTCTGGACACTTCGGCTGCCGCACATATGCCGGATGTGCTGGAAATGCCGTACCGGCCTGAAATTGACGGAGCCGGAAAGGCCGGCGAATTTCCTCATACCTACCGTTTGGGCGGAATGACCTGTCTTGCGGGGGATATCATTGGGGACTATTCCTTCCCTGAACCGCTCTCTATCGGCTCAAAAATCGTACTTATGGACATGGCCCATTACACCATGGTGAAAAACAATACTTTCAACGGCGTGCGGCTCCCATCCATCGCCGTAAGGGATCGCCAGGAAAACATTCGCATCGTCCGCCGGTTTGGTTATGAGGACTACCGAAACCGGCTCTCGTGA
- a CDS encoding saccharopine dehydrogenase family protein: MSKVLIIGAGGVGGVVTHKCAQVPEVFSEIVLASRTLEKCEKIKSQISRPIETAQVDADNTAELVQLIRKVAPDLIINVALPYQDLSIMDACLETGVDYMDTANYEPRDEAKFCYKWQWDYHDRFKEKGLMALLGCGFDPGVTNIFCAHALKNHFDEIHTVDIMDCNAGEHGHPFATNFNPEINIREVSARGKYYENGRWIETDPLSIHRTFDFPEIGPREMYLMYHEEMESLVKNIPGIKRMRFWMTFSQEYLTHLRVLENVGMTRIDPVQFQGCEIVPLQFLKALLPEPSSLAQNYKGKTNIGCMIEGLKNGKPRKYYIYNVCDHAECYREIQAQAISYTTGVPAMIGAMMMLTHTWRGKGVFNVEEFDPTPFMEKLGQYGLPWTEKFLD, translated from the coding sequence GTGAGCAAGGTTCTGATCATTGGCGCCGGAGGCGTAGGAGGAGTAGTTACCCACAAGTGCGCTCAGGTTCCCGAAGTGTTTTCCGAGATTGTTCTGGCAAGCCGTACCTTGGAAAAATGTGAAAAGATCAAAAGTCAGATTTCACGGCCTATTGAGACGGCACAGGTGGATGCCGACAACACTGCTGAACTGGTGCAGCTCATTCGCAAAGTTGCACCGGATCTTATCATCAATGTCGCATTGCCTTATCAGGATCTCAGTATCATGGACGCATGCCTGGAAACAGGTGTGGATTACATGGATACCGCAAACTACGAACCGCGCGATGAAGCCAAGTTTTGCTACAAGTGGCAGTGGGACTATCATGACCGCTTCAAGGAAAAGGGGCTTATGGCACTGCTGGGTTGTGGGTTCGACCCCGGGGTGACCAATATTTTCTGTGCCCATGCCTTGAAGAACCATTTCGATGAAATCCACACGGTCGATATCATGGATTGCAATGCCGGAGAGCATGGTCATCCCTTTGCCACCAATTTCAATCCCGAAATCAATATCCGTGAAGTGTCCGCACGGGGCAAATACTATGAAAACGGCCGGTGGATCGAGACGGACCCCCTCTCCATACACAGGACCTTTGACTTTCCGGAAATCGGGCCGCGAGAAATGTATCTCATGTATCATGAAGAGATGGAGTCCCTGGTAAAGAACATTCCCGGCATCAAGCGCATGCGGTTTTGGATGACTTTTTCCCAGGAATATCTGACGCATCTGCGTGTACTCGAAAATGTGGGAATGACCCGTATCGATCCCGTACAGTTCCAGGGCTGTGAAATCGTTCCTCTGCAGTTTTTGAAAGCCTTGCTGCCCGAACCTTCTTCTCTGGCTCAAAATTACAAAGGCAAGACCAATATCGGCTGTATGATTGAAGGCCTCAAAAACGGAAAGCCCAGGAAATACTATATCTACAACGTTTGCGACCACGCCGAATGCTACAGGGAGATCCAGGCGCAGGCCATATCCTATACCACGGGGGTTCCTGCCATGATAGGCGCCATGATGATGCTCACCCATACCTGGCGAGGCAAAGGGGTCTTCAATGTCGAGGAATTCGATCCGACTCCTTTCATGGAAAAACTGGGACAGTATGGGTTGCCCTGGACCGAAAAATTCCTGGATTGA
- a CDS encoding LemA family protein → MDSSWVNVDAQLEKRYDLASRIANGVRECSTPENALSARLVETLSSAKKASSPGQKRDPENRFQDALKNILAVVESCPNLKTNGDFAQILAQLKEIEREIDSAGEYYNAVVRDYNATISSFPASIIASRFRFEKADSFELNPAHEEKKTAR, encoded by the coding sequence TTGGACTCTTCATGGGTGAATGTCGATGCTCAACTCGAAAAACGTTATGACCTGGCATCCCGTATTGCTAATGGAGTAAGGGAATGCTCCACTCCGGAGAATGCCTTGTCGGCAAGACTCGTGGAAACCCTTTCTTCGGCTAAAAAAGCCTCATCCCCCGGGCAAAAAAGGGACCCGGAAAATCGTTTTCAGGACGCTTTGAAAAACATTCTGGCCGTGGTGGAAAGCTGCCCCAATCTCAAGACAAATGGGGATTTCGCTCAAATCCTGGCTCAATTGAAAGAAATTGAAAGGGAGATCGATTCTGCCGGGGAATATTATAATGCTGTTGTCCGCGACTACAATGCGACCATTTCATCCTTTCCCGCCAGCATCATTGCTTCGCGCTTCAGGTTCGAAAAGGCAGACTCTTTCGAGCTCAATCCGGCGCATGAAGAGAAAAAGACAGCTCGCTGA
- a CDS encoding FRG domain-containing protein, translating to MNEVRISTWNELQSQLFADSWNSELGRFRSRYAFRGLSDAHYHLETTLIRLGGNYADLERHLLRNFKKYAHRNVVKGDSIWHWLSVAQHYGLPTRLLDWTYSPFIAMHFATANIEKFNLDGAIWAVNYVKTHQLLPDKLRYKLEQEGANVFTVEMLSESVKSLEELAKLTSDHFTLFFEPPSIDDRIINQFAFCSVMSDSTKAMDEWLENHPELWVKIIIPAELKWEIRDKLDQANITERVLFPGLDGLSHWLKRHYSPKVPA from the coding sequence ATGAATGAGGTACGTATTTCCACCTGGAACGAACTGCAAAGTCAGCTCTTTGCGGATTCATGGAACAGCGAACTGGGCCGTTTCCGCTCCCGTTATGCCTTCCGCGGTCTATCCGATGCGCATTACCACCTCGAGACAACCCTGATCCGTCTCGGAGGCAATTACGCAGATCTGGAAAGACACCTGCTCAGGAATTTCAAAAAATACGCCCACCGCAACGTGGTGAAAGGGGACTCCATCTGGCACTGGCTTTCCGTGGCACAGCATTACGGTCTTCCAACCAGGCTCCTCGATTGGACCTATTCTCCTTTTATCGCCATGCATTTCGCAACGGCCAACATCGAAAAGTTTAACCTGGACGGAGCCATTTGGGCCGTCAACTATGTCAAGACACACCAGTTGCTTCCCGATAAGTTGAGATACAAGCTTGAACAGGAGGGAGCAAACGTGTTTACGGTGGAAATGCTTTCCGAGTCCGTCAAATCCCTGGAAGAACTGGCAAAGCTGACCAGCGACCATTTCACGCTCTTCTTTGAACCCCCTTCCATCGATGACCGAATCATCAACCAGTTCGCTTTTTGTTCCGTCATGTCCGACAGCACCAAGGCCATGGATGAATGGTTGGAAAATCACCCGGAGCTCTGGGTAAAGATTATCATTCCCGCTGAACTGAAATGGGAAATCCGCGACAAACTGGATCAGGCAAATATTACGGAAAGAGTTTTGTTTCCCGGCCTGGACGGTCTCAGCCACTGGCTGAAGAGGCACTACAGTCCAAAAGTACCGGCATGA
- a CDS encoding DMT family transporter produces the protein MIRTRSEWISILSLMLAMVLWASSFIALKLAFQTYDPMVVIFGRMSVASVFFLFFVKNCQGSVYRKGDFKYLLFMAVCEPCLYFIFEARAIENTTASQAGMITAMLPLMVAVGAHLFLKERVTKQTIAGFVLAILGACWLSMGSSPSHDAPNPLFGNFCEFMAMVFATGYTITLKRLTARYNPLFLTAFQAVTGTLFFLPFLFFGPTTLPTRFEWVPSLAIVYLGVFITFGAYGLYNYGVSRIPASQASSFVNLIPVFTIVMGWLVLGERFTASQYLASGLVFVGVFISQERKRSTEVSVDAEPKACCSAAKMMP, from the coding sequence TTGATACGAACGCGATCGGAATGGATTTCAATCTTGAGCCTCATGCTGGCGATGGTCTTGTGGGCTAGTTCTTTTATCGCTTTGAAACTGGCTTTTCAGACCTATGATCCCATGGTGGTTATCTTCGGACGAATGAGTGTTGCGAGCGTTTTTTTTCTCTTTTTCGTCAAGAACTGCCAGGGAAGCGTCTACCGAAAGGGCGATTTCAAATACCTGCTGTTCATGGCTGTTTGCGAACCGTGCCTCTATTTCATTTTCGAAGCCAGGGCCATTGAAAACACAACGGCCTCACAGGCGGGTATGATCACTGCCATGCTGCCTCTCATGGTTGCCGTGGGAGCCCACCTCTTTTTGAAGGAACGGGTCACGAAGCAGACGATCGCCGGCTTTGTACTGGCTATCCTCGGTGCCTGTTGGTTGAGTATGGGATCTTCTCCATCTCACGATGCACCCAACCCTCTGTTTGGAAATTTTTGTGAATTCATGGCCATGGTTTTCGCCACGGGATATACGATCACGCTCAAACGCTTGACGGCTCGCTACAATCCATTGTTTCTCACAGCTTTTCAGGCTGTGACGGGCACTCTATTTTTTCTGCCCTTCTTGTTTTTCGGTCCAACCACTCTGCCGACGCGGTTTGAATGGGTTCCTTCCCTGGCCATTGTCTACCTTGGTGTTTTCATTACTTTTGGTGCCTATGGGCTCTACAATTACGGTGTCAGCCGAATTCCTGCGAGTCAGGCATCCTCCTTCGTGAACCTCATCCCTGTATTCACCATTGTCATGGGATGGCTTGTACTGGGTGAGCGATTCACCGCATCGCAATATCTCGCTTCCGGACTGGTGTTTGTGGGAGTTTTCATCAGCCAGGAAAGAAAACGGTCCACAGAGGTTTCCGTCGATGCGGAACCCAAAGCCTGTTGCAGCGCGGCCAAGATGATGCCATGA
- a CDS encoding enoyl-CoA hydratase: protein MSNSESHLILVTKSQSGVLRIAINRPEKKNALTIEMYAALAQSIRQGEADTSVRVFLLHGTEDCFSSGNDLKDFLESPPKDESSPVFQFIQAISQAEKPIVAAVNGPAVGIGTTMLLHCDLVYAGSNARFMMPFVNLGLNPEAASSLLLPRLAGYQRAAEVLLLGELFSAEKAREIGLVNSVLPDAEVLEFASAQANKLAAKPFASVLLTKALLKKEDKAAIQRIISEEFQYIIERLGSPEAVEAFNAFFERRKPDFSQFN, encoded by the coding sequence ATGTCGAACTCGGAAAGTCATCTCATCCTCGTTACGAAATCCCAATCGGGCGTTTTGCGCATTGCCATCAATCGCCCGGAAAAGAAAAACGCTCTCACCATCGAGATGTATGCGGCCCTGGCTCAATCGATCCGTCAGGGGGAAGCCGACACATCGGTGCGTGTCTTCCTGCTGCACGGAACTGAAGACTGTTTTTCCAGCGGAAACGATCTGAAAGATTTCCTGGAATCTCCACCCAAAGACGAATCGAGTCCCGTCTTTCAGTTTATTCAGGCGATCAGCCAGGCTGAAAAGCCCATCGTCGCTGCCGTAAATGGCCCCGCCGTGGGGATAGGTACGACCATGCTCCTTCACTGCGACCTGGTCTACGCCGGTTCAAACGCCCGCTTCATGATGCCCTTCGTAAACCTCGGCCTCAATCCCGAAGCCGCTTCCAGTTTGCTGCTGCCTCGATTGGCGGGCTATCAGCGTGCAGCCGAGGTCCTGCTCCTGGGAGAGCTTTTTTCTGCGGAAAAAGCGAGGGAAATCGGATTGGTAAACAGCGTTCTTCCCGATGCGGAAGTGCTGGAATTCGCTTCCGCCCAGGCGAATAAGCTCGCCGCCAAGCCATTTGCGTCCGTGCTCCTCACCAAAGCCTTGCTCAAGAAGGAGGACAAGGCAGCGATCCAGCGAATCATATCCGAGGAATTCCAGTACATCATCGAAAGGCTTGGTTCCCCCGAAGCAGTGGAGGCATTCAATGCCTTCTTTGAACGCAGAAAACCGGATTTTTCTCAGTTCAACTGA
- a CDS encoding nucleoside deaminase, translated as MPYPHFILQLPDWIDVFLPDPDKVYPTVEDRMRLVIELSRLNFVHGTGGPFGAGIFDLDTHKLIAPGVNLVVCFNCCVLHAEIVALMIAQQVTQCYDLAGEGMPPCEMVVSTEPCAMCLGAIPWSGIRRLVCGARDEDARSIGFDEGEKVPDWIGALAKRNISVERNVCRLEARAVLRQYFETGGIIYNSRQQQILCTP; from the coding sequence ATGCCTTATCCCCATTTCATTCTCCAATTGCCCGACTGGATCGACGTGTTCCTTCCCGATCCCGACAAAGTCTATCCCACCGTTGAAGACCGCATGCGCCTTGTCATCGAACTTTCACGACTCAATTTTGTGCATGGAACGGGAGGTCCTTTTGGCGCGGGAATCTTCGATCTGGATACCCACAAGTTGATTGCTCCGGGAGTCAACCTGGTCGTCTGCTTCAATTGCTGCGTGCTTCATGCGGAGATCGTGGCCCTCATGATCGCGCAGCAGGTGACACAATGCTATGATTTGGCAGGAGAAGGGATGCCGCCGTGTGAAATGGTGGTGAGCACCGAACCCTGCGCCATGTGCCTTGGAGCCATACCCTGGTCGGGAATCCGCAGGCTTGTATGCGGTGCAAGAGATGAAGACGCACGCAGCATAGGATTTGACGAAGGGGAGAAAGTACCCGATTGGATAGGGGCCCTGGCAAAACGGAACATTTCCGTCGAACGAAATGTCTGCCGCCTGGAAGCGCGCGCAGTCCTTCGGCAATACTTTGAAACGGGGGGTATCATCTACAACAGTCGCCAGCAGCAGATCCTTTGCACCCCATGA